The following are encoded in a window of uncultured Ilyobacter sp. genomic DNA:
- a CDS encoding 4a-hydroxytetrahydrobiopterin dehydratase — MDLRKKKCVPCEAGGEPLKENEIAQMSKLLDQDWSIEGGDAIRRVFKFKNFSEALKFVNTIGEIAEGEGHHPDIELGWGRVSVRFTTHKIGGLSINDFIMASKIDEVTV, encoded by the coding sequence ATGGACCTAAGAAAGAAAAAATGTGTTCCCTGTGAGGCAGGAGGAGAACCTCTGAAAGAAAATGAAATAGCTCAAATGTCAAAACTTTTGGATCAGGATTGGAGTATAGAGGGTGGTGATGCAATCAGAAGAGTTTTTAAATTTAAAAATTTTAGTGAAGCTCTAAAATTTGTTAATACTATAGGTGAAATCGCAGAAGGAGAGGGGCATCATCCTGATATAGAACTTGGATGGGGAAGAGTCTCAGTTAGATTTACTACACACAAAATTGGGGGGCTAAGTATCAATGATTTTATTATGGCTTCAAAAATAGATGAGGTTACAGTTTAA